Within the Pangasianodon hypophthalmus isolate fPanHyp1 chromosome 19, fPanHyp1.pri, whole genome shotgun sequence genome, the region CACTGCAGGTGCTCATAAGGTGCTGGGTCCATGACTCTAAAAGCAGCACAGCAGTCCCTGAGTACATgaaagggaaataaaaaatttcagttaaatatattcattaccTTCGCTTACACTACttgatgtgatgtgtgatgtgatgattCATACCTGTCCACCCACTGGTACTTGGCCTTGGGGATAGCAGCAGCACTACAGCGACTGGCCAGCCCACAGTACATTGACTCTAATGACTGCTCACTCTCAGACTGCAGCATCACCCAGGACAGGATCATCCAGTTCTCATTCATCACAGCATTGGATGCAACTTTGCGTGTGTGATCAGACCTGAACACCTGTCCAAAAGTGCCTTGTAGGACCTGAGTGAGAGCTGCCTCCTGCCTCTGATATTCTTGAAGAAGGCACTCCACCAGATAGTGTGCAGTCACAGACACCCCACGCCACCCATCAGTGTCCTCATAACCTCCAAACAGTGCTGGTGTGTAATCCTTCCTCAGTGCCCCAGTGATGGTCATCTGTCCATCAGCATCCCTGATGTTCTGCATGCTGAGCAGGTAGGCTAGGTGGGCTCTTTCGTACTTCAGGTGAAGCACCTCAGACAGCTGGTTGGCCATATCATTAGGTGATTTACCAGAGCACCGCAGTTCATCCATCACTGTTTTACAGATGGCCTTCTTATGGGAGCATGTCTAGCCACTGGGGTTTATCAGTGAACCAGTATTTTTTGCATGCTTTACAGCACAGTCGAGAGGAAAGGATGTAATATTGCCCGCTGGTACCAAGAATCACTCTGGGCCTTCCCACACCAGAGGAAACAACCTGAGGGTTTGGACAGCTGTAGAGACAAGGCAGAATGTAGTTGTTTCTTAGCCTTTGCATTATACTGTGCTCCGGTTTCCAGATAAAGAAGGGATGGAGCTGAAAGTATTTTGGTGATGGCAGGCCTGTGTTGGTTTCTACAAGCTCAGGCTGAGGAGGATAACGCCACAAGGAAACCAAGTTCATAGGCTGTCTCACCGGTCGTGATCCTGGCCAGAGCCCCAGGGCTTCCATCTCTGTTTCCATCCAGATTTTTTGATGGCAGGAGCAGTTCCAGCGGCTAATATCTTGCATGTCACTGGACACAGGgactcctgtctgtgtggagggCACTGGTGCAGGTACTGACTGAGCAGCTGGTAGAGGTGCTGCGGGTactgactgcacagctggtgGTGGTACTCGGGGCAGTGATGCAGGGGATTTGCACTGAGAGGAAGTGCTAGGCACAGGAGGTGGTGGTGTGTGAGGATGGCAGACCGCATGTGGTCTTGATGGTGGCTGTGGCAGAACTGCATGGACCAACAAgttaaaaattaacaaaacattcATGTAAATGACATGTATGAGACATCTTTACCTGTCTTTTCTGTCAGTGAGAACttatagaatatttatttaaacattccATTAAAGCAAATTCTTATAATGTTCACTTATATGATTGAGATGTACTGActatttaaacacttaaaattaTCACCAATTGATCCTAATTTGAAAGtgtactcttaaaaaaaaaacaggtaaagcACAATTTTGAGGAGATACTACACACATATTAAATAGCATGCATACAATTCATGAAGTGCACTCACCCTCATCACCGGTATGTTCAACCTTTAATATTAGTTAGTAGAACAAAAGAAGGCAATTTTTAGAACAGGCAAGAACACTgccaaaacaataaacaaatgtattaaaaacagtTATGAAGGAAAAAACTGTGGGTAATAGGATAAGCCTCCAAAACTGATGTGGAAAATAACCTCCTGCTGCAGAGAAGACTGGACACGCAGTGGCTGTGGGTGACCCTGAAATATACAATATCATTTGATTAGTATCACTCTAGTATGTGCAATTTAATGTGCCATAAACAGGTTGAACTAGATAATTCTGGACATAACAGGCATGACGTTCACGCAGCCTCTTGGTTCACTTACTCCGCTGTGTAGGACATTTGGGTGGAGACAGACTCAGCATCATCTTCTCCagttcctcatcctcctccattactgtgaaatgaaacaaatgcatcaGTAGACTGTAGGGATCAGTAGAAACAGATATAAATGTTGTTTACTCACCTGGATGATCAGAGGAAAGGCATGAAGTGGAAGGTGCAGAGGGAGTTGATGGTGAGGGTGAAGGTGTAGCAGAAGGGGCTGTGGTCACCTGTCTTTGCTGCTTTAAAAGATATTGCTGTAAGCGGTACATTTTACTTCCTGGAACACCGCTCTTCCCCATTATAAAGGCAGCATACCCATCAGCTCTGGTATTCCAGATCTTCCTCCAGGTGTCTTGTGCTCGTGCCCCAAATCCAACAACATTGTCATCCTCTGACAAAACTGGTACTGGGTCTGGCCTCTCTGAAAGGTATCGCCGGAGATCCTCAATTTCCTTAAAGCTTCTTGAGTATTCAAGAAAGGAAAGGAGGCTATCCTTGCAAGGACCCTCTGGGTTGAACTGTCCAGCCCGTTCTTCCTCCTCAACCTTACTGGACAAGTACAAAGAGTAGCCAATATCATTCTCCAATAGCCACCGGAAGGACTTCCCTTTGTACTTCCCAAACTGAAGAATGTATTCTCCTAACACTTCTTGCTTGTCTGAAACATCCCCTCCCCTCTGTAATACAACGGAACGGGCATTGTTCCTGACCACATCTTCTCTTTGAGGTGTCGACTTGTCTTGCAAAGAAGGATTGTCTTTAATCCTTCTCGCCTCTTCAGATGGGTCCCGACGTAAATGACCCGATGGGCCTCTCCTGAAGGACACTTTGATTCTCCCAGGGAAAAAAATAGCTTGCTTCATAGCCTGAGTAGTACCCATAGATATGAACAactgacataaataaatacataaagcaTTTACATAGCTATGCATAATGTTCTGTAAAGTTAAAAATAGGGTAATCGATTCTTTAAGAACGACTAGATAAATTTCATGTTAAAGATGACCTAACATTCAATTCTACAACTATTGAAAAGATACACATCTGgtcaaatctaatctaatctaatcgaATTGTGTGATGTGCTGACTTTTTGCCAAAAGACCttattttactttgtgtttGACTACTGAACAAACAATAGACATGATAAATTTGTCACTCAGTTTGGATTACAAACTCATCATAATGTTTCTGCATTGATCCTACAGTTATCTTTACAAACCATTCAAAtgatattcataatatattgATGTTTTGTACCATTTTTCTTTTCGATAAATAAGTGTAGTTTACTTTACGTGTAGCGTTTGCCGCCTAATCGCGCTTTTTCAGTTGAAATGACGGAGGTTACCCGGGGTCACCCGACGTctggcaaaaataaataaataaattaatgaattaattaattaacaagaaagatcaaaagcaataaaataataactgattCATAACTGACCTGGATGGTAGACAGCTGAGGCAAttcaaaatgtatgttttaaaaacaaaacaaatctcgGAACAGCGCTATGGAATCTTCCTTTctcctttatttttttggggttttATCGCGGGGTGCCAAACCGGCTTTTGGTGCATCTCCGCTACAGCGCCATGGAATCAACGTGTGgccaaaaatatattacatcCGTAATGATAAGAACTACCATTGAAAATGAATGGGAAAAGTTAAGGGAAGTTAAGATTAACTATATTCGGCTCCCGCGCGGAGACCGGGGTTCGATTCCCCGACGGGGAGAAACACCGCTTTTCTCACCTTACTCTACCTCTACTACAACTCATCATcacaacacatttacacattaatacacaggCTGATATCCCCAATATACACTagatggccaaaagtttgtggacgccagaccatcacacccccatatgtgcttcttccccaaactgttacctcaaagttggaagcgcacaattgtacaggatgtcagAATTTATGTAGGATGTATTTGAATGCTGTAGTATTATAAGAATAATTCACTTCGCTGGGACTAAGGGGGCaaaaacaggggtgtgtagactttttatatccactgtacatgtGTGATTACACTCACGTCTGCTAGGagtgtaacattttaataaccTGAAAATGGTGGATTTGCaggtaaataatcaaattcAATATCTAATTTTCTCATTAGCCTAATTATAGCAGGTGGAGTAGTGTAAGTAATAATAAGTAACATAGCAAATTACATTGCTagtcacaattacacacagaggAACCTCATAATAAAGTAAAGTTAATAGGGTTTAGTGTGAACATgtaatttgtacatttgtattttcTCATCTATGGTTACTTCTTTCctcacatttaatttctttgcctcaCTGTCATGACACTTAGACAAATTAGAGCAGATGTATTCAAAGTTTTCTACTTGGTATTGTTACAATACTTAACTGTAGTGGACTTGGAAGTGCACTTGGTAGTGCTTTAAGGCAACTCCTCGTTAGTATAGTGGACAGTATCTCCGCCTGTCACGCGGAAGACCGGGGTTCGATTCCCCGACGGGGAGGCTTTCTGTTTATACATCAATAAATAGGCTGATATCCCCAATATACACTagatggccaaaagtttgtggacgccagatcatcacacccatatgtgcttcttccccaaactgctgccacaaagtagGAAGCCCACAACTGTACAGGATGTCAGAATTTATGTAGGATGAATTTGAATGCTGTAGTATAACACgtcacaatccaccacgctccttaagatctcaaaactccagacttctggtagttcccagaatatcaaagtctacaaaaggggGTAGAGCGTTTTagtatttagctcctaaacttttggaatagccttcctgacagtgttcggggctcagacacagtctcccagttgaaacgtagattaaagacatatatctttgccaggcatacacttaacacataccataaccttgtacttctgtacatctgattaattgcacattatgaTCTAGTGCTtgctaatattatgaacagcagctacgctaattcctttccacttgtttcccttcttctacccatcccgaggctcatagagattgtgccagctccagtaggCAGAGGCCAACCCTACGAGGATCCTGAGGGATCCAGAGATGGACCAGCTCCAGCcggtttctgcctcgtgaggatttgCGTATTCAAAGCAtcgctgccaaccctatgtggactttgaggaagacaacaacctccaaattaatatacacataaaattctacatgactatacataaatgcagaaaggacattgttcatatcacactctccagtgttacccaaatgaggatgggttcccttttgagtctggttcctctcaaggtttcttcctcatatcatctaagggtgtttttccttgccacagtcaccTCAGGGATaattgctcactagggataattttgtctaacatctaggactgtttgcatgtttatgtttctgtttgcatgctttttgtttcttatgttcagtaaagctgctttgagacaatgttcattgttaaaagtgctatacaaataaaattgaattgaattaaaaaaattgaattattataaaaataattcactttgcTGGGACTAAGGGGGCaaaaacttgttccagcatgacaatgcccctgtgcacaaagcgagctccatgaggACATGGTgcgtgaaggttggagtggaagaacttgagtgtcctgcacagagccctgacctcaaccccactgaacacctttgggatgaactggaacactgactgaaccccagacctcctcaccaacatcagtgcctgaccttactCTTGGTGCTCTTGtagctccaaaatctagtggaaagtcttcccagaagagtggaggttattataacttttggtcatatagtgtatatcataCTGTCTTATGATCATGATAATATGAGTCTAGTTCTACATGTGCGATATAGTATGTGCTGTCAGGTGACAAACCGATGGGAACAGTAGAATTTGGAAACCCATCAGAGAAGTAAAGAACAAGAACTTTAAAACATACAGAGACAGTAAGTGCATTTACACGCACACTAATAATTTCATCGTTATCCGATTTCAGCCATTATCTGATTATTCAAGAGAGTCTAGCTCAGTTTTAGACATACCTTTTTTCAACTATGTCTTTAAATGAACCATTCAAATACAGctcaaaatccacacaaaaatacagcacagaaTCCAAACTGACatcttaaaatttaaattagtaaagtggttatttgatttaatgaaatttttatacttttttggGATTTTAGACTAGTAATTGAATTACTCAACACAGATACAGCTTGTTGTTGATTTTGTACAACAAGAAATACAACATAATGGATTAAAATATGGATTGTGTATGTTATGAAAATGAAAGGATGTAGCATTTATCAACACAGCACAGCTACCCAGTCAGTATATATGTTTAAAGCCTTACAGTCTGCACTTTGTTCTTGGCTGAATCCTAAATGTCATTCGTTGGAGCAGTGCTTCTCagtcctggtcctggagtaccacTGTGCTAAATATTTTGGTGTTTCCTGTCCTCTTCATCCAGTTTGGTTTGTCTATTAACTAATTGGTTGTATCAAGAGAGTTGGGAGCTTTATCCACTATCATTGATGTTGCTGAAAGAG harbors:
- the LOC117597042 gene encoding uncharacterized protein LOC117597042, whose product is MHSYVNALCIYLCQLFISMGTTQAMKQAIFFPGRIKVSFRRGPSGHLRRDPSEEARRIKDNPSLQDKSTPQREDVVRNNARSVVLQRGGDVSDKQEVLGEYILQFGKYKGKSFRWLLENDIGYSLYLSSKVEEEERAGQFNPEGPCKDSLLSFLEYSRSFKEIEDLRRYLSERPDPVPVLSEDDNVVGFGARAQDTWRKIWNTRADGYAAFIMGKSGVPGSKMYRLQQYLLKQQRQVTTAPSATPSPSPSTPSAPSTSCLSSDHPVMEEDEELEKMMLSLSPPKCPTQRILPQPPSRPHAVCHPHTPPPPVPSTSSQCKSPASLPRVPPPAVQSVPAAPLPAAQSVPAPVPSTQTGVPVSSDMQDISRWNCSCHQKIWMETEMEALGLWPGSRPVRQPMNLVSLWRYPPQPELVETNTGLPSPKYFQLHPFFIWKPEHSIMQRLRNNYILPCLYSCPNPQVVSSGVGRPRVILGTSGQYYILSSRLCCKACKKYWFTDKPQWLDMLP